In the genome of Hevea brasiliensis isolate MT/VB/25A 57/8 chromosome 14, ASM3005281v1, whole genome shotgun sequence, the window AATAGCTCCAAAAGTCTTGAACAATTTACTCTTTTGTATCTCATCCAATAGTGACCAAAATCCATCAATTAAAATAACAATTCTTTTGCACATAAGCTCCCCTATATTGACCTAGATAAGCCCACCACCTCAATTGCTCACTGCCAATGATTCCAGCCTATTGTCCCAATTAGAGAGTTGAAGAGGGGGAGTAAGTGGCTTTCCGATGAATGAGAGTTGGATTTCAGAATTTTGAGATAATtttgaaagataaaaaaaatagaaaataaatgatTAAGAATGATGGGTCTCATGTTTTCTTTGGAGTTTGAagatttgaaattactagagcaaAATGAAAGAATTTCAAAGACCAAAAATACTTAAGAGAGAAGAGAATAGTTGGTTTTTAGGTTTATTGATGAAGCACTACTTGGGCATCACAAAAGCTTAAAAAAGATGCAAGAAATTGATTTCAAGTTATAATAAGGctgactttttattttttttttttgaagatgaATTGATGATTATACTCACAGCATGAGGAGAATTAAGAGGAAATAGGTGGATGAAAAGAAATGGGTCTCTGTTAAGTTGTGTATCTACAACATGAGTTGAGGGAGTAGAGGGAGGGTTGCGATGAAATAGAGATAGTTCTGCTGCGTGTGTTGAGGGTGGGTTAATGGTGCGATGGGGTAATTTTATTTGAGGGATAAGGACAAGAGGGATGAGTTGGAACTAAGCGTCTGTGTTATATATGAGTCAAGGTGAGGCTTTAGAGGTAGAAAGGGAGCTGGGTATGGTGGTTAAAGTGGAGGAAAGTGAAGGCGAAGAAGTACTTCGATTCTTTTGAATTGTGGTGTTTAGACAAATGAAAAGTTAGGGCCTATTTTATAGAAATGAAAGGTAAGGAAAGAAAAGTGAGTGAAATTATAAGAAAAGTAAAATCCTAATGgaaaggaaaattattattttatttataaatcttTTCTATatggaaaggaaaagaaaagaagtgatTATATTTCTACTAGTATGcccatataaaataaataaaattatgttaaaaaataaatattagagagagaaaaaaaaggcATAAAGGaagaacaaaaaaaataatattgttTACCTCTCTTTTTGACCCaatttaaaaagaaaacaaaatagcTTAAAATGCCTTTTCCAATACAAATTCTTACAATTCGCTCATTTTCTCCCTATTCCATCTTACAAAACAAGTGAATATTTggacatttaattttattttttttcttccttctttcttccaACAAAACAATTGaattgtccttttttttttttctcttttctatcatttttctctttttttttcttcctgcAGAATAGGCTTTTACTGAGAAATGGAAAAAAGTTACAAGGaacagaaaacaaaaaaaaaaaaaggaaaagctgAAGTTATTTGGACATTTTTGTCCTTTCCACTTAACATTAATGGCAAAATTAATAGAGGAACTTTAATTTTAATGTAAGCAAAAGTGAGGGATGaaataattcaattttaaaaatttagagatcCAAGTGTTAATTATTACTATTTACTGAATCAGGGCTGTCTCATACTGTTGTTAAGAATAATAAAGGACCCTTTTACCCCTATTcacttttttcctttcctttttttattttttttcttattttttttattaaaaaaataaaatcatttttctTTAAGTTAACTTAATATATCTTTGAATAGTTTGACATgctgccttttttttttaattagttaaatcTTTTGAATTAGAAAGAATGCTTGAAtccatttcaaaattttatttaggtGTTACATTTAATTTTgttataaatgaattttttttattataaataaagttTAATTAGTATTAATTTGAGAATTAAAAGTGTTAATTGACATATATGTTAGTATTGAAAGTGATACAATGAGTTCAATTAtagtgaaattcaaagtttataatatatttatgaaaaaaaaaaattaagatataaTTATTATCCACGGCAAAGTTTAGAAAATTTTGTTGGATATTTTGCGTGGTAAAATCCATTATCTTTAACATTGGAATGAGGGGCGCGTACAattattaaaaagtttaaaattcaaaaatttttgttaaaaaaattgaataaaattattaaaaatcttaaaatttagatttttttttttgtatatacatgctcaaatcacaaTCCTATTTTTAGAGTTAGAAACTAACTAAAACGACCACGTTTTCATCGCGGCCCAAAACCCTCCCGAGCTTTGGGGTTTAGTTTAGAGGCACAAATTACAAAACCCTGACATTCCCTTCACTCTCACGGAGAGAAATGGAAGGAGTATCATACCAGCGCTTCCCCAAGGTGAAAATCCGAGAGCTCAAAGGCGACTATGTCAAATTCGAGCTCCGTGACACCGACGCCTCCATTGCCAACGCACTTCGGCGCGTCATGATCGCCGAGGTTCCCACCATTGCTATCGACCTTGTCGAAATCGAGGTTAACTCCTCTGTTCTCAACGACGAGTTCATCGCTCACCGCCTCGGCCTTATTCCTCTCACCAGCGAACGTGCCATGAGCATGCGCTTCTCCCGCGACTGTGACGCCTGCGACGGCGACGGCCAGTGCGAGTATTGCTCTGTCGAGTTTCACCTGCGTGCTAAATGTATCAGCGACCAGACCCTAGACGTTACGAGCAAGGACTTGTACAGCTCTGATCACACGGTGGTTCCTGTCGATTTCTCCGATCCCGCAGGCTATGATTCATCCGAGCAGaagtaatttgaaaattttttgctttttgtctttttttttttgttttttgaaaTTGTTTATTTGGGTTTTTTGTGCATAGGGGAATCATCATTGTGAAGCTTCGCCGTGGGCAAGAACTGAGACTGAGAGCCATCGCCAGAAAAGGGATTGGCAAGGATCATGCAAAATGGTCTCCTGCGGCAACTGTAACTTTCATGTATGAACCAGATATTCATATCAATGAGGATTTGATGGAAACTTTGACACTTGAGGAAAAACAAAGTTGGGTTGAAAGTAGTCCTACCAAAGTGCTTGATATTGATCCCGTTACCCAACAGGTTAGTTTTGTTCATTTTGATGTCTTTAATTTAGTCTATTTACACATTCTCTGCAAATATTTCATTGTGGGCTTGTATTCGTTGTACACAGTCTGTATTTTGTTCTTACttcacaatttttatttttttaaatcggAGCTTATTTAGAGGGTATTTTCACCTTAATAACTAGATAATCTTTTCTGCCCTTGCTGAGATAAAAAGGAAGGGAATGATGCAAACTCCAAAGGATTTTGCCTTGAAACCCACAATCAATTTTGAATTATCCCAAGATTGCTCCAAAATAGATTTAAAACACAAATGATTACTTAACCAACTAAAATCAAGATGCAGATTAAAGGATTCTTTACCCAATATCAACTTTTGATATTGAACTAAGACTATCAAGTGTAAACTCTTGCAAGCAATTCAATACTTGTCAAGAAATTCAAGTTCATCAAAGAACCAAAGAGGAGAAAAACTCTTTCTCAAagttaatattatcaaaatatcATTCAAAGTTATCTTTCTAGCACAATTAGGAAGGCTATTTATATGTACTCTCTAAAACTTAGTTAAATCTCACTAAAAAAGTATAAAGGGTCACATTACAAAATAGTACTAAAACGAGCCGAACAACAAATCTTGTGGCCTTTGGTGAGCTTTTATGGCCTATGGTGCGCCTAGCATCATCTCATGGCTAGGTTTGCACCCAAGGCTAATCCCACACCCTCCCATGCGCTTCACAAGTCTTTGGAGTATCTCATGGCTGACCATGCACTTCATGGCAATCTCACACCCTCCCATGCGCCTCACTTAGTCCCTTGGTGTGTCTCATAGTTGGTCATGTGCCTCGTGGCAATCCCATGGCTAGTCATGCGCCCTAACTCATGGCTGGAAGTGAGAATCTAATGGCTAGGCATGAGATGTTCTGTTCCCTTGGCAAATGAAGATGTTTTGGCCTTAAATCATGGCTAATGGTGGGAATCTCATGGCTATGCGTGAGATGTTCATtcattgtagaaagagatgattctccttaatttcaattaaatctgcacattgggtatatatatacaattgattcctataattgtgttctactaattagaagaaatcctaaataagaaatcctaaataggaatacacaatgtaatatacaaagaaataatatagtgattcactttccataacacttcccctgaagttggagcatagatgttaatcatgcccaacttgtttcAAATGtaatcaatcctagctccattcagagctttagTGAAAATATCTCTTAACTGCTcttcagttttgatgtgtcctgttgagatgatctattgttgaatcttttcatgaACAAAGtggcaatcaatctcaatatgtttggtccgctcatgaaacaccgaatTAGAAGCACATGGAGAGCACTTgactatcacaccacaatttcgcagcaggaggtcttaaaacctatcttatctagtaattgaagtatccacattacctcacataatcgattgtgccatggctcagaTTCGATTCAaagactagatcgagaaactatacTATGCTTCTTACTTCTCCGAGACACTAAATTTCatccaataaaaacgcaatatccaatagttgacctcctgtcaaccttagatccgaAATTNNNNNNNNNNNNNAGCAATTTGGAGGACCAACAGTGAAACTtaagaagg includes:
- the LOC131168819 gene encoding DNA-directed RNA polymerases II, IV and V subunit 3 isoform X2, which encodes MEGVSYQRFPKVKIRELKGDYVKFELRDTDASIANALRRVMIAEVPTIAIDLVEIEVNSSVLNDEFIAHRLGLIPLTSERAMSMRFSRDCDACDGDGQCEYCSVEFHLRAKCISDQTLDVTSKDLYSSDHTVVPVDFSDPAGYDSSEQKGIIIVKLRRGQELRLRAIARKGIGKDHAKWSPAATVTFMYEPDIHINEDLMETLTLEEKQSWVESSPTKVLDIDPVTQQVVVVDPEAYTYDDEVIKKAEAMGKPGLVDIRAKEDSFIFTVESTGAIKASQLVLNAIEVLKQKLDAVRLSEDTVEADDQFGELGAHMRGG